The following coding sequences lie in one Aspergillus luchuensis IFO 4308 DNA, chromosome 8, nearly complete sequence genomic window:
- a CDS encoding uncharacterized protein (COG:S;~EggNog:ENOG410PH5E;~InterPro:IPR014063,IPR005025,IPR029039;~PFAM:PF03358;~go_function: GO:0016491 - oxidoreductase activity [Evidence IEA]), which translates to MLGRLQAPSLHGFTPFIHLVILSVPRRYSTMAYSATAQPGPTTPSFSNKLPSLAISESEDDANIRHKYRPFLLDDGASDDWVNKLELTTAMEMAAQELRQSNNRLKVLVLYGSLRQRSYSRLVALEASRILFRLGCDVRVFNPDGLPVKNDTDHDHPKVQELRDLSKWSDGHVWISPEQHGNLTAVFKNQIDWIPLTTGSVRPTQGRTLAIAQVCGGSQSFNAVNSLRILGRWMRMFTIPNQSSIPKAYTHFPDEGQPGDQRLLPSGNRDRLVDCMEEFVKYTILMRPHLELFGDRFSEREEKRIKEMKERAKHA; encoded by the exons ATGCTCGGCCGTCTACAAGCCCCCTCGTTGCACGGGTTCACTCCATTCATTCACTTAGTGATACTATCGGTTCCCAGGAGATACAGCACAATGGCGTATTCCGCTACTGCTCAACCTGGGCCTACTACCCCCTCATTCAGCAACAAACTCCCATCTCTCGCAATATCGGAGAGCGAGGATGACGCCAATATTCGTCATAAATATCGCCCCTTTCTTCTCGACGATGGCGCATCTGACGACTGGGTCAATAAATTAGAGTTAACAACCGCCATGGAGATGGCAGCGCAGGAGCTTCGACAATCAAACAACAGATTGAAAGTACTGGTATTGTACGGCAGTCTCCGCCAAAGGTCTTATTCGCGTCTCGTGGCATTGGAAGCTAGCAGGATTCTGTTCCGCCTAGGGTGCGATGTCCGCGTGTTCAATCCCGACGGGTTACCAGTCAAAAATGATACCGACCACGACCATCCTAAGGTGCAGGAACTCCGAGACCTCAGTAAATGGAGCGATGGGCATGTTTGGATATCGCCTGAACAGCATGGCAACCTG ACCGCCGTATTCAAAAATCAGATCGATTGGATCCCGTTAACCACAGGCAGTGTACGTCCCACACAGGGCCGAACGCTTGCTATCGCGCAAGTATGTGGCGGGTCGCAATCGTTCAATGCTGTCAATTCACTGCGGATTCTCGGCAGGTGGATGCGCATGTTTACAATCCCCAATCAGTCATCTATCCCGAAGGCATATACCCATTTCCCAGATGAAGGTCAACCGGGGGACCAGAGGCTTCTCCCTAGTGGTAACCGGGACCGGTTGGTTGATTGTATGGAGGAGTTCGTGAAATATACCATCCTCATGCGACCTCACCTGGAACTTTTTGGTGATCGGTTCAGCGAGCGGGAAGAGAAGCGgatcaaggagatgaaggaacGCGCCAAACACGCATAA
- a CDS encoding SDR family oxidoreductase (COG:Q;~EggNog:ENOG410PJ8G;~InterPro:IPR002347,IPR036291,IPR020904;~PFAM:PF00106,PF13561,PF08659;~go_function: GO:0016491 - oxidoreductase activity [Evidence IEA];~go_process: GO:0055114 - oxidation-reduction process [Evidence IEA]) has translation MSLPTVLITGCSAGGIGSALAEAFHERNHHVIATARSVDKMSHLSKFPNMTLLKLDVTSADDIAAAVEAVKSLTGGKLDYLVNNSGLPLTFPALETDIEKAREVFDVNFWGVVRMVNAFSEMVIAAKGVIANHCSMGGVMTVPWNAFYTSSKAALKSYSEGLRHELAPFGVKVVTIMTGVVGSNLWTRAPELNLEGSRYAPATKEIMDIATGANTGGTMPCSDYAHRVVDDLVGGKTGLIWRGKMASIGWFLTSFMPTWVSDMMTKHMSGLDKLG, from the exons ATGTCCCTCCCGACCGTTCTCATCACCGGCTGTAGCGCAGGCGGTATCGGCTCCGCCCTAGCCGAGGCCTTCCACGAGCGGAACCACCACGTCATTGCGACTGCCCGTTCCGTGGATAAAATGTCCCATCTATCTAAATTTCCCAACATGACGCTCCTCAAATTAGATGTGACTTCTGCCGATGATATTGCCGCCGCTGTGGAAGCTGTGAAATCCCTTACGGGCGGAAAGCTCGACTACCTGGTTAACAACTCCGGTCTCCCGCTTACGTTTCCGGCACTGGAGACGGATATCGAGAAAGCCAGAGAGGTCTTTGACGTTAACTTCTGGGGTGTTGTGAGAATGGTGAATGCATTCTCCGAGATGGTTATTGCAGCCAAGGGAGTTATCGCGAATCATTGCTCCATGGGTGGGGTCATGACGGTCCCATGGAATG CATTTTATACATCTTCAAAAGCGGCATTGAAATCATATAGCGAGGGTCTACGTCATGAGCTCGCACCATTCGGGGTCAAAGTCGTTACCATCATGACTGGTGTCGTGGGGTCGAATCTCTGGACTCGCGCGCCGGAGTTGAATCTTGAGGGATCAAGGTATGCGCCTGCAACAAAGGAGATAATGGATATTGCGACGGGGGCGAACACAGGCGGCACGATGCCTTGCTCCGATTATGCGCATCGGGTGGTTGATGATCTGGTGGGTGGGAAGACTGGGCTTAtttggaggggaaagatGGCATCTATCGGGTGGTTCTTGACGTCGTTTATGCCGACTTGGGTTTCG GATATGATGACGAAGCACATGAGCGGACTGGATAAGTTGGGTTGA
- a CDS encoding F-box protein (InterPro:IPR001810,IPR036047;~PFAM:PF00646;~go_function: GO:0005515 - protein binding [Evidence IEA]), whose protein sequence is MDTVFSIVELVECILLRFDPFDLMRAQLVCRQWRTLITTRSPLRAVLFYDFAHPYPTEPTFNPLMRYLFPVLFPTPDFTKPTSPIFMPEDIQHMRLGDDTAYHKAVFRPEASWRRMRPMNIPCRVRKVVRKTVRDDQNPAKNLLVYDKEAGQDPVLGATMELVWDVLLHELGYWPTNGMAVEWRTVREGSGDWDNNWKEGVTDEEKRRLRAPYECSFVSASPEGMLGRCDRRKFTFVRVKPPIRMKSTAEEYLGMRNQYVSDKFESKFYGPDKPPKFAHRGEWEWVNDDGTKSYDPKKYAPNDEDNIRPVPDEDDSGTEWSWDEAKEYFDRPECYWVPTHTPI, encoded by the coding sequence ATGGACACCGTCTTCAGCATCGTCGAACTAGTCGAgtgcatcctcctccgcttcgACCCATTCGACCTGATGCGCGCCCAACTCGTCTGCCGCCAATGGCGCACGCTAATCACCACGCGCAGCCCGCTCCGAGCAGTCTTATTCTACGACTTCGCCCACCCGTATCCCACCGAACCAACCTTCAACCCATTGATGCGATACCTGTTCCCAGTGCTATTCCCCACTCCGGACTTCACCAAACCTACCTCCCCAATCTTCATGCCGGAAGACATACAGCATATGCGCCTCGGTGACGACACAGCTTACCACAAGGCTGTCTTCCGCCCTGAAGCCTCCTGGCGACGCATGAGACCCATGAATATCCCGTGCCGGGTGCGCAAAGTAGTCCGGAAGACGGTCCGGGATGATCAAAACCCAGCGAAGAATCTACTGGTGTATGATAAAGAGGCCGGGCAGGATCCAGTGCTGGGAGCGACGATGGAGCTTGTTTGGGATGTGTTGTTGCATGAGTTAGGGTACTGGCCGACAAATGGGATGGCGGTAGAGTGGAGGACTGTGAGGGAGGGGAGCGGGGATTGGGATAATAATTGGAAGGAAGGGGTTactgatgaggagaagagaaggctgAGGGCGCCGTATGAGTGCTCGTTTGTGTCTGCGAGTCCGGAGGGGATGCTGGGGAGGTGTGATCGGCGTAAGTTTACGTTTGTGAGGGTGAAACCGCCGATTAGAATGAAGTCAACGGCGGAGGAGTatttggggatgaggaatCAGTACGTCTCGGATAAGTTTGAGTCGAAGTTTTATGGCCCGGATAAGCCTCCGAAGTTTGCGCATAggggggagtgggagtgggttaatgatgatgggacTAAATCTTACGACCCAAAAAAATATGCGCCCAATGATGAGGATAATATAAGGCCTGTtccggatgaggatgatagTGGTACGGAGTGGTCTTGGGATGAGGCGAAGGAGTACTTTGATAGGCCGGAGTGCTATTGGGTGCCTACCCATACGCCGATTTGA
- a CDS encoding FAD-dependent monooxygenase (COG:C,H;~EggNog:ENOG410PGHD;~InterPro:IPR036188,IPR002938;~PFAM:PF01494;~go_function: GO:0071949 - FAD binding [Evidence IEA]) yields MATDSGSPAKLRVAIIGAGPAGLGAAIEFAKLPFVELRVYEQARELREVGAGISIQQNTWRMLDIFGVYDNVDPKDLFRPADGHAVQHRNGKTGELLLSKGQEGTPSRYLHARTLRSVLQQALLKGVDKSKLRLSSRLVEVSQLPSEAFFLRFEDGHTDEVDLLVGADGVRSVVRQFAHPEHRLKYIGTTAYRALADARDILSIPGIPDSVTFWHGPADRLYTCNLNNNVYEIAARVPQTAETAPVSWGQDASVDEFSWRYKDFSPALQSVLDKIKVVKKFALFSGPRLSSVISHGSIALVGDASHPLSGAFGAGAGFALEDVYVLTRAVKWAHERGLPIQDGLELFDGVRAPHYAAMYDILDGYGKSDVSVRKTDDFDEAVSLIVANKWDDDHGWLYRYNVEEAWRETYEAEDARRAAVEQSGRGEELNSRL; encoded by the exons ATGGCTACAGACTCGGGATCTCCAGCTAAGCTGCGAGTTGCTATAATTGGGGCCGGCCCAGCAGGCCTTGGAGCGGCTATTGAATTTGCCAAACTACCCTTTGTTGAATTACGTGTCTACGAGCAGGCCCGGGAGCTTCGGGAAGTCGGTGCAGGAATCAGCATTCAACAGAATACGTGGCGCATGCTCGATATATTTGGGGTGTATGACAATGTCGATCCAAAAGACTTGTTTCGTCCTGCAGATGGACATGCAGTTCAGCATCG AAACGGGAAGACTGGGGAGCTATTGTTGTCAAAGGGACAGGAAG GCACACCTTCTCGCTATCTTCATGCTCGCACGCTTCGCTCCGTACTTCAACAAGCTCTACTGAAAGGTGTTGACAAATCAAAGCTACGACTCTCAAGTCGACTGGTAGAAGTGTCTCAGCTTCCCTCAGAAGCATTCTTCCTACGCTTTGAAGACGGCCACACCGACGAGGtggatcttcttgttggAGCTGATGGTGTCCGATCA GTCGTCCGACAATTCGCCCACCCTGAACACCGTCTTAAGTACATCGGAACCACGGCATATCGCGCACTCGCAGATGCCCGCGATATCCTAAGCATACCTGGAATCCCAGACTCAGTGACCTTCTGGCATGGACCAGCCGATCGTCTCTACACCTGCAACCTGAACAACAACGTTTATGAGATCGCCGCGCGAGTTCCTCAGACTGCAGAGACTGCTCCAGTGAGTTGGGGACAGGATGCGAGCGTAGACGAGTTCAGCTGGAGATACAAA GATTTTTCGCCTGCTCTGCAGAGCGTACTAGATAAGATCAAGGTTGTCAAGAAGTTCGCGCTTTTCTCCGGACCACGGTTGTCGAGCGTTATCTCTCATGGATCGATCGCACTTGTCGGGGACGCATCGCATC CTCTTTCCGGTGCATTCG GCGCCGGCGCTGGCTTCGCACTCGAGGACGTCTATGTACTTACGCGCGCCGTGAAGTGGGCCCACGAGCGCGGACTGCCAATACAAGATGGACTGGAACTGTTCGATGGGGTTCGAGCGCCACATTATGCTGCCATG TATGACATTTTGGATGGCTATGGGAAGTCGGACGTTTCGGTTAGAAAAACGGACGACTTCGACGAAGCGGTATCGCTGATTGTTGCGAAtaagtgggatgatgatcacGGATGGTTGTATCGCTATAAT GTCGAGGAGGCGTGGAGGGAAACTTACGAAGCCGAAGATGCTCGGCGCGCGGCGGTGGAGCAGTCGGGTCGTGGAGAAGAGTTGAATTCTCGGCTGTAG
- a CDS encoding uncharacterized protein (COG:L;~EggNog:ENOG410PQ68;~InterPro:IPR036397,IPR013520,IPR012337;~go_function: GO:0003676 - nucleic acid binding [Evidence IEA]): MTTFYIPVELLSYYYITIDIDTPIWHLLPWGTPYDTTTGYCSIPNTANIERDIPCDTTTEYCLITNTTHMERQDSGIFIPSNTTSPTLSTISIDPKPTTPSTTYAPPSPRWTALTTQAEQTKALDFLTNNCHTIQTLQAANYTITPDTTKNNIRFQQTPDTYNPSARLAVSLDCEMVTDVTGRTQLCQVSLVDVLTGELLLDQPVLPTEPVSDWKTQWSGMTAELMDQHVAAGRTVNGYEGARARVWEFVDQNTILVGQSLNFDLDVLGIVHDRIVDTYLLMKGERRGRSCRLRDIVRDCCGVEIQKGEEVQEGHDCAEDCYAAREVALWAVENLGKDEGGGGGSTQGSFCVESFM, encoded by the coding sequence ATGACCACCTTCTACATCCCAGTCGAACTCCTGTCATACTACTATATCACCATCGATATAGACACCCCCATATGGCATCTATTGCCCTGGGGCACACCGTATGACACAACGACAGGTTACTgctccatccccaacaccGCCAACATCGAACGGGATATACCATGTGACACAACGACAGAGTACTgtctcatcaccaacaccacccacaTGGAACGCCAAGACAGCGGCATCTTTATCCCCTcaaacaccacctcccccacaCTAAGCACCATCAGCATCGACCCaaaaccaacaacaccatcgacAACATATGCTCCACCCAGCCCCCGCTGGACAGCCCTAACCACCCAAGCCGAGCAAACCAAAGCTCTCGACTTCCTGACCAACAACTGCCACACAATCCAAACCCTCCAGGCAGCAAACTACACCATCACCCCGGATACAACAAAGAACAACATCCGCTTCCAACAAACCCCAGACACATACAACCCTTCCGCCCGCCTCGCAGTTTCCCTCGACTGCGAAATGGTAACCGACGTCACGGGCCGTACCCAGCTCTGCCAAGTCAGCTTGGTAGACGTCCTCACCGGGGAACTCCTCCTCGATCAACCGGTGCTGCCTACCGAGCCGGTCTCCGACTGGAAGACGCAATGGAGCGGGATGACAGCCGAACTCATGGACCAGCACGTCGCCGCTGGAAGAACAGTGAACGGGTACGAAGGGGCACGGGCCCGTGTGTGGGAATTCGTCGACCAGAATACGATTCTGGTCGGCCAGAGTCTGAATTTCGACCTCGATGTGTTGGGCATCGTGCATGACAGGATCGTGGATACGTATCTTCTCAtgaagggggagaggagagggaggagctGTCGCTTACGAGATATCGTAAGGGATTGCTGTGGGGTCGAGATtcagaagggggaggaggttcaAGAGGGACATGATTGTGCGGAGGATTGTTATGCTGCCAGGGAGGTGGCATTGTGGGCTGTGGAGAATCTGGGGAaggatgaaggtggaggtgggggtAGTACCCAAGGATCATTCTGTGTCGAGAGTTTCATGTAA
- a CDS encoding uncharacterized protein (COG:S;~EggNog:ENOG410PN1Y;~InterPro:IPR025714,IPR029063,IPR026669;~PFAM:PF13649,PF13489,PF08242,PF08241,PF13847): MSGDTYNLVRSRYGFVAKYSDNIQHREVEKNIARAFSYTAEDLSALPEKANLGLSCGNPVGFANLKEGETVLDLGSGSGIDVLLAARKVGRNGQAIGIDMTKKNIQNAGLSNAKIIEANVNCIPLPDSSIDCIINNCVINLVPATDKETVFKEIDRLLKPGGRVAIGDILARKPLPDTITKNMALYVGCVAGASHIGL, from the exons ATGTCTGGTGATACCTACAATCTCGTTAGATCGCGCTACGGGTTTGTTGCCAAATACAGTGATAACATCCAGCATAGAGAAGTGGAAAAGAATATCGCCAGGGCATTCAGCTACACTGCGGAGGATCTTAGTGCGCTGCCAGAGAAGGCAAATCTCGGATTAAGCTGTGGAAATCCCGTTGGTTTCGCGAACTTGAAAGAG GGCGAAACGGTTCTGGATCTTGGCAGTGGCAGCGGCATTGATGTGCTTCTGGCGGCTCGTAAAGTTGGCCGCAATGGACAGGCCATTGGCATTGACATGACAAAA AAGAACATCCAAAATGCAGGTCTGTCCAATGCAAAGATCATCGAAGCCAATGTCAACTGCATACCGCTGCCTGACTCCAGCATTGACTGCATTATCAACAACTGTGTTATCAACTTGGTGCCTGCGACAGACAAAGAGACCGTTTTTAAAGAGATTGATCGACTCCTCAAGCCTGGTGGAAGAGTAGCAATCGGTGATATCCTGGCTAGGAAACCGCTCCCGGATACTATTACTAAAAACATGGCTCTTTATGTTGGGTGTGTTGCTGGGGCTAGTCATATTGGATTGTAG
- a CDS encoding putative arsenate reductase (Arc2) (COG:D;~EggNog:ENOG410PRNJ;~InterPro:IPR001763,IPR036873;~PFAM:PF00581): MMSTDTLPWHAAYPTPRSTAVGIRREELLGWFRSGRQPGRDFLLIDLRRTDFEGGTIRGSINLPAQTLYPAIPTLYSLLSQSQATKVIWYCGSSKGRGVRAASWFADYIEQQQDTRMRSLVLEGGIKGWVAAGKEYTDFMDEYDASAWTA; encoded by the exons ATGATGTCTACAGATACTCTTCCCTGGCACGCAGCCTATCCCACACCTCGGAGCACGGCGGTCGGTATCCGTCGCGAGGAGCTACTAGGATGGTTTCGCTCAGGTAGACAGCCCGGACGTGATTTCCTACTAATAGACCTACGTCGGACAGATTTCGAG GGAGGTACCATCCGAGGATCCATCAACCTCCCAGCCCAGACTCTGTACCCTGCAATCCCAACACTCTATTCTCTTCTCAGCCAAAGCCAGGCTACGAAGGTTATCTGGTACTGTG GCTCATCGAAGGGCCGTGGAGTGCGAGCCGCGAGTTGGTTTGCCGACTACAttgagcagcaacaagacACCCGGATGAGAAGTCTGGTGCTAGAAGGGGGTATTAAAGGATGGGTTGCAGCAGGGAAGGAATACACGGATTTCATGGATGAGTACGACGCATCTGCATGGACTGcttaa
- a CDS encoding uncharacterized protein (COG:S;~EggNog:ENOG410PZJ4) encodes MILKIWIDYTAASSYTFGDMTSQPISIFSRHITLFSALTAIKPDSTISPVSIFWTNACIAFFPLSSGFKIAGKEVVWGDDKMPDCVVLQIAMLDPSPEPRGNDTVPSEKLVFVVQCQSSEKNTPPEWKSAEGQLLDYCVGNIRGTTRTFAATAIGTRVRFWKYDKPALTPLLPDDKTYDLLDGSRSCEVEQYLNYIRENGWNWVQNGTRLPLQL; translated from the coding sequence ATGATCCTCAAGATTTGGATAGATTACACTGCGGCATCGAGTTATACATTCGGCGATATGACATCTCAGCCGATTTCCATCTTTTCCCGTCACATCACTCTGTTTAGCGCGCTGACCGCTATCAAACCGGACTCGACCATATCGCCTGTCAGCATCTTCTGGACGAACGCATGCATCGCCTTCTTTCCACTTTCCTCGGGGTTCAAGATTGCCGGTAAAGAGGTAGTCTGGGGAGATGACAAAATGCCTGATTGCGTCGTGCTACAAATCGCCATGCTTGACCCTTCCCCTGAGCCTCGGGGCAACGATACTGTCCCATCGGAAAAGCTAGTATTCGTTGTGCAGTGCCAAAGCTCTGAAAAGAACACTCCGCCCGAGTGGAAATCAGCAGAGGGTCAACTACTGGATTACTGCGTGGGGAACATCCGTGGAACAACGCGAACCTTTGCAGCCACGGCAATCGGAACCAGAGTCAGATTCTGGAAATACGACAAACCAGCACTCACGCCTTTACTTCCCGATGATAAGACCTATGATCTGCTTGATGGTTCTAGGAGCTGTGAAGTCGAACAGTATCTGAACTATATTAGAGAAAATGGATGGAACTGGGTGCAGAATGGTACCAGGCTGCCATTGCAGCTCTAG
- a CDS encoding F-box protein (InterPro:IPR001810,IPR036047;~PFAM:PF00646;~go_function: GO:0005515 - protein binding [Evidence IEA]), whose protein sequence is MDVLDGQESPLCVAWDNSSSDPDCPTDSPTTPGDDNGDKEHTVAQVALAIPEIVEMIFIRLGFADLLRMEQVCRSWQFMMRGSIIIRRALFFEQSSASYNEEPALNPFFKKWFCPACYCKNVGGYFVQRGPSGKFAWFEDAKLREIVLYEKASWRRMWPSTVPVVLEAVSLHTRRQDPGPGISDHVVLKRDHSLLRSDTNGMTLSGFLEAMISLMNHSKSPEFTVFWKKTAGNSGRPRWQLIALLNPSQLMSPRTDTKPIYPGISKMDFAELLNDDELSRFLSWTEVVDDYYNTHVDW, encoded by the coding sequence ATGGACGTCCTCGACGGACAGGAAAGTCCGCTATGCGTGGCATGGGACAATTCTTCCTCGGACCCCGACTGCCCGACGGATAGCCCAACAACCCCGGGAGACGACAACGGCGACAAAGAACACACTGTTGCGCAAGTGGCACTCGCAATTCCGGAGATTGTGGAGATGATATTTATCAGACTCGGCTTTGCGGACTTGCTGAGAATGGAGCAGGTCTGTCGATCCTGGCAGTTCATGATGAGGGGGTCCATTATCATCCGACGGGCTCTGTTCTTCGAGCAGTCGTCAGCCTCTTATAATGAAGAGCCAGCGCTTAATCCTTTCTTCAAAAAGTGGTTCTGTCCTGCATGCTACTGTAAAAACGTTGGGGGTTACTTCGTTCAACGCGGACCAAGCGGGAAGTTCGCATGGTTTGAGGATGCCAAGCTGAGAGAAATCGTTCTATACGAGAAGGCATCATGGCGACGGATGTGGCCATCGACTGTCCCTGTTGTCCTCGAAGCTGTTAGCCTACACACAAGGAGGCAGGACCCAGGGCCGGGGATTAGTGATCATGTCGTTTTGAAGAGGGATCATAGTCTTCTGAGAAGTGATACCAACGGCATGACTCTCAGCGGATTCCTGGAGGCGATGATATCGCTAATGAACCATTCCAAGTCGCCGGAATTCACTgtgttctggaagaagacggcaGGTAATAGTGGCAGACCACGTTGGCAACTGATTGCTCTCTTGAATCCAAGCCAGCTGATGTCACCGCGTACTGACACTAAACCGATTTATCCTGGGATTTCGAAGATGGATTTTGCTGAACTCCTTAATGATGACGAGCTGAGCAGATTCCTCTCCTGGACCGAGGTGGTTGACGATTACTATAACACTCATGTTGACTGGTGA